Proteins from a genomic interval of Lolium perenne isolate Kyuss_39 chromosome 1, Kyuss_2.0, whole genome shotgun sequence:
- the LOC127310840 gene encoding 3-hydroxyisobutyryl-CoA hydrolase 1, with protein MASPATADSDQVLVEANGSTRTLILNRPRQLNALSSAMVTGLMKCFTSYEEDNAVKLLIVKGNGRAFCAGGDVAEVAQSVNKDSWKYGADFFRTEFLLNYIIATYSKPQVSLLTGIVMGGGAGVSIHGRFRVATENTVFAMPETALGLFPDIGASYFLSRLPGFYGEYVGLTGARLDGAEMLACGLATHFVHLNRMSLLEESLKKVDASDPFAICGIIDQFSQQPSLKGSSALNRLEIVNKCFSKRTVEEIISALEQENPSVAGEWVTVAIQSLRKASPTSLKISLASIREGRLQTVGECLRREYRMVCHVMRGDFSRDFFEGCRAILVDKDRNPKWMPPSLGQVHDGVVEKYFSKVDDPHWEDLNLPPRLSHGRRIAPKL; from the exons ATGGCCTCGCCGGCGACCGCCGACTCCGACCAG GTGCTGGTGGAAGCAAATGGCTCTACACGGACATTGATCTTGAACAGGCCAAGGCAGTTGAATGCCCTCTCCTCTGCAATG GTTACAGGACtcatgaagtgtttcacttcttACGAGGAAGACAATGCAGTTAAACTGTTGATTGTGAAG GGGAATGGAAGAGCATTTTGTGCTGGAGGTGATGTTGCGGAAGTTGCCCAGTCTGTAAATAAGG ATAGCTGGAAATATGGTGCTGATTTTTTCCGTACTGAATTTTTGTTAAACTATATCATTGCAACTTATAGCAAACCACAG GTTTCTCTGCTTACTGGAATCGTCATGGGTGGAGGTGCTGGTGTTTCTATACACGGAAGGTTTCGGGTTGCCACAGAGAACACG gTTTTCGCAATGCCAGAAACCGCATTGGGACTCTTTCCGGACATAGGGGCTTCTTATTTTCTTTCTAGACTACCTGGGTTCTATG GAGAATATGTTGGTCTTACTGGTGCAAGATTGGATGGTGCGGAAATGCTTGCATGTGGCCTGGCAACTCATTTTGTCCATTTGAAT AGGATGTCGTTGCTTGAAGAATCACTTAAAAAGGTGGACGCTTCTGATCCATTTGCTATATGTGGAATTATTGATCAATTTTCACAACAGCCATCCCTGAAAGGAAGTAGTGCTCTGAATAG GCTGGAAATCGTCAACAAATGCTTCTCCAAAAGAACAGTCGAAGAAATCATATCCGCTCTT GAACAAGAAAATCCAAGTGTGGCTGGTGAATGGGTTACTGTCGCAATTCAATCATTGCGGAAGGCTTCTCCTACTAGTCTGAAAATCTCTCTTGCATCG ATAAGGGAAGGGAGACTGCAAACTGTCGGCGAATGCTTGCGTCGAGAATACAGAATGGTTTGCCATGTTATGCGCGGTGACTTCAGCAGAGATTTCTTTGAG GGATGCAGGGCTATACTAGTAGACAAAGATCGAAACCCAAAG TGGATGCCACCAAGCCTTGGTCAGGTCCACGATGGGGTCGTTGAGAAATATTTCTCCAAGGTTGATGATCCACATTGGGAAGATCTGAACCTACCCCCTAGACTGTCCCATGGAAGAAGAATTGCTCCCAAGCTTTGA